The Amycolatopsis japonica nucleotide sequence CACCTGGGCCAGTTGGTGCACGTGAACGTGATCCCGCTGAACCCGACGCCGGGAAGCAAGTGGGACGCCTCGCCGAAGCCGGTGGAGCGGGAGTTCGTCCGGCTGGTGAACGCGGGCGGTGTGGCGTGCACGGTGCGTGACACGCGTGGTCAGGAGATCGCGGCGGCGTGCGGTCAGCTCGCCGCCGAGAACTGAGTTTTCCTTTCAGTGATGGAGATTTTGTCGTGATGTATGCCCCCAGCCTGTTGGACCCGGCTGCGGAGGAGCTGAAGCTCGCGGACGTGCTCGGCCATGGCGCGACCGGTGTCGCGCGCGAGGCCAGGACGTTGCTCGGTGAGCGGTTCAGCTCGGTGACCTTCATGTACGTCCTGATGCGGGCGTTCGAGGTGGAGTACACGGCGGCGCGGGACGCTTCGCGGTGGCACGAGTTCCACGGCGGACCGTACGCGCTGTCGGACGCCGACCTCGAAGCCCTGCTGGCGCCCTGGCTCGGGGCACCGGCCGCGTCGATCACCGCGTAGGCGGGATCGACGCGACCGTCCTTTGTGGATGGTCAGTGCGGAGTCGGCCGGTAGACGAGCTCCTGGACACGCCCGTCGAACGTCCGGCTCTCGAGCAGTTCGAGGTCGAAGTCGGCCGCACCGCGGAAGATCGCGTCCGCTCCGGTCCTGCCGGTGATCACGGGGAAAACCGTCACCTGCACGCGATCCACCAGGCCGGCGGCCATCAGCGCCCGGTTCATCGACAGGCTGCCGTGCGAGCGCAGCGGCACTTCGGACTCCTCCTTGAGCCGGGCGACGACGTCGACCGCGTCCTCGCTCACGACGGTCGCGTCCGGCCAGTCGAGCGGCTCCCGCAGGGTCGTCGAGACGACCGTCGCCGGCAGGTGCTTCAGCCGGGAGACCCATGGATCCAGCGCCTCGACGTCCGGGATCTCCGCGTTGAGCATCTCCATGTTCGTCCGGAACGTGGTGGCGCCGAAGACCATCCGCTGCTCCTCGGAGTACAGGGCCAGACGGTGTTCGAGGAATTCGGGGCCTTGCTTGCCCCAGTAACCGCCCCAATCGCCGGTGTGGGCGCCGTAGCCGTCGAGGCTGGAAAAGACGTCGAACGTGTAGGTCGCGGTCATGATGCTCCTTCGGGTGAGTTCGTCTCTCACCCTGGCTACGAACGCGGGCGGCGCGGATAGACATCGTCGGCGGAAAAATCTTCGCGGGACGGCGAACTGGCAGGATGCGGGCATGTATTGCCTGCGAGCCGTCATCGTCACCGAGTCCGCACGGCGCCGAGTGCTCGATTCGCTCGAAGGCGCGAGGCTCGTGCCGCTCGGACAGAACCTGTCGCTGATGCCGGTGGCCGAGACGCGATTCGACACCGGGCCGCTCGCCGAGTGCTCCGAGCACGGCGCCGTGGCGTACGTCGAAGCCGAGTACTTCGGTGGCGCCGGGACGCAGTTCGCTCAGGTGTGGGAAGGCGGCGAGACCGTTCTCGGCCCGCTGCAGGTCGACGAAGACGAACCCGACCCGGCCGACGGCAGCCCGATCTCCCAGGCGCTTCGACGGCTGGGCGCGCTCAAGGGCGACCACTTCGACGAGTTCGACGCCGTGGGGCTCGGCAGGCATCGCGACACCGACGACTGGCTGTCCGCGTAGGCCTCCTTCGCGCTGGGCCGGACGGACCAGTCACGCGGCGGTCTTCACCGTCGGCGGCGACACTCGATGGAGACTCTGAGGAGGTGGACCGGATGTCCACGACCAAGGCGAGACAGGTGCGCCACAACAAGGCCGTCCAGGTGCTCGGACGGATCGGCATGGGCTGCTACGGGCTGGTGTACCTGCTCATCGGGTACCTGGCGGTGCGTGTCGCCGTCGGCGGTGGCGGACAGGAGGCCGACGGACGCGGCGCGATCACCGAGGTCGGTTCGACCCCGGCGGGCGGGGTGCTGTTGTGGGTATTGGCGGTGGGACTGGTGGCCTACGGCCTGTGGCAGGGGTTGCTGGCCGCCGTCGGCTACACGTGGATCGACAAGCAGCGCACTCGCACCGTCAAGCGGGTGACGTCCGGAGTGCGCTGCCTGGTGGGGATTTCGCTCGGCGTGTACGCGGCCAAGGTCGCCTTGGGGGCGGGGGAACAGGGCAGCGGCGACCAGAAGCAGCAGGAGTTCACCGCCTGGCTGCTCGGATTGCCCGCCGGCCCGTTCCTGGTGGCCGTGGTGGCCGTCATCGTGTTCGGCGTCGCGGTGGGCTCGGCGGTGAAAGGGATACGCCGGACCTTCGAGCAGGACCTCGACCTCGCGAAGCTCCCGTCGGGGACCCGGCGATGGGTGGAGCGTCTGGGCAGGATCGGTTACGTGGCAAGGGGTGTCGTGTTCGGTGTGGTCTCCGTACTGGTCGGGTACGCGGCGTTGACGCATGACCCGTCCCGTTCCGGCGGGCTCGACGCCGCCCTGCGGACCTTGGCCGCCCAGCCGTTCGGCACCGTGCTCCTCATCGTGGTGGCGGTCGGGGTCGCGGCCTTCGGTGTGTACTGCGTCGGGGCGGCACGAGCACAGCGTGGATGAGCGCCGTCAGGCGTAGTCGGAATCCGGCGAAGATTCCGCCAGGAACCCAAGGCGGCGGCGGTTTCCCTTGTGCGGCGCCGGTGACGAGTACGTTCTTGCTCATGCGATGAACTCCTTTGTTCGCCTGGGCGAGACACCGGGTTCAGAGCGCGGACGCGGCGCGGTAGTCCCTCGGTGAAGTGCCGAGAAGCCGGGTGAACATCGTCGAGAACGCGGCGGGGCTCTCGTAGCCGAGCGAGGCGGCGATCGCGGCGATGGGCAGGCCGTCCGACAGCAGTGACAGGGAATGCAGGACGCAGGCCCGTTGCCGCCAGCGGGCGAAACCCATCCCGGTCTCCGCGGTGAAGAGCCGGTTCAGCGTCCGTTCGCTCACGTGCAGACGGTTCGCCCACTCGCTCGCGGGATCGTGGATGTCCGGAGCGTCCAAAAAGGACTCACACTGGGCTCGCAGCCGTTCGTGCTTCGGCAGCGGGAGGTCGAGCCGGACCGGCGCGGACCGGCGGATCTCGTGCAGGGTCAGGCCGATGACCGCGGCGTCTCGTCCGCGAGCGGTGTACAGCTCCGGCACGCCGACGGCCTCGTTCAGGAGTTCCCGGAGCAGCGCGGACACCTCGACGACCTGGCAGCGGCGCGGGAACCACGGCACCGCCTTCGGCTCGATGTACAGGCTCCGGGTGCTCACGGTCGTCGTGAACACCTGATGGACGGTCTCCGGCGGGACGAGCACGGCGCGCCGGGTCGGGATGGTCCACGTGCCGTCGGCCGTTTCGACTCGCATCGACCCGGTCGCGCTGTAGAGGAACTGCGCCCGCCGGTGCCGATGCGGGAGGATCCGGTGCCCCGGTGGGTAATCGGTGCGGATCGCCACCACCGCGCGGTCGAGATGGTCGACCTCGTCGATGGGGATGTCACGCACCTCACCGAGGCTACGCCGGGTGTCCGATCCGCGAAAGAAACTGGCGACCTTTCGAATGCCCGCCGTGCCGCCGGGGCCTACCGTCGAGGGAGTGCTGATCGAGATCTCGGTGCTCCTCGGGTTCGGTTGCCTGAGCGGCGTCACCACCGTCCTTTTCGGATTCGGCGGCGGGTTCATCACCGTGCCCGTCGTCTACGCCTTCGCGCTCGCGGATCCGGAGCACGCACAGGATGCGATGCACGTGGCGGTGGCCACGTCGACCGCCGTGATGGTGGTCAACGCCGGGAGCGCGACCCTCGCCCAGCTGCGGACGGGCCGGCTCCGCCGCGACTATCTGTGGCCGCTCGTCGCCTTCATCGGTTTGGGCGCCGTGCTCGGCTCCTTCGCCGCCACCGTGGCCGACGAGGGTGTCCTGCGCTGGCTCTTCGTCGCCTACCTCGCGCTGACCATCGCCGACAGCGTCGCCCGGAAAGGTTTCGTGAGCAGACGGGAGGACGACGGACCGCGTGCTCTCGGCGGGGTCACCACCATCGCGGGCGGGACCGGGATCGGTGCCGTGGCGAGCTTTCTCGGCGTCGGGGGCAGCGTCCTCACCGTGCCGCTCATGCGGCGCAAGGGACTGCCGATGGCCGACGCGACCGCGCTCGCGAACCCGCTGAGCCTGCCCGTGGCGGTGATCGGCGCAGCCGTCTACGCCTTCGCGGCGACGGGCGCGTCCTCGGGCGGCGCTCACGTCGGCTACGTCGACCTCGTGGCCGCGGGCGCGCTGCTGTGCGGATCGCTCCCGACCATCGCCGTGACGCGACGCGTGGTCGGCCGGATCCCGGACCGTGCGCACGCGATCGCGTACCTCGCCCTGCTCGCCGCCGCGCTGATCGCCATAGTCATCCGATGAGTTTTCGGTAAGTCAAGTCTTGACAAGGCGTATCGAAGATGGGAAGGGGTTATCGCCAGGCAAAGATCCGACGAATCCTCTATCTCTTTTCCGGATCTTGCGCCAAGATCTCCCGCATGAAACTGAGATCGATCACCAAACGCATGTTCGTTCTCGGGCTGCTGACGGTTCTCGGCACCACCGGGGCGACGTCGGTGGCCACCGCCGAACCCCAGGCACCGCCCTCGGACGTCAACGCGACCGGGAAGCCGCGCGGCGGCTGGGAACCGGTCGGCCCGAACAGCGTCGGCGGGATGCTCGCCGTTTCGCCCGCCGGCCTCGCGATGATGCAGCCGAGCCCGCCCGCCCTGTGGCTCTCCGGCGATCGCGGCGCTTCCTGGAGTGTGCGCCGCGGACTGCCGCAGGACACCTCCATCCAGGGATTCTTCGTCGATCCGGCGAACCCGGACCGGATGCTCGCGGTGGGCAACAAACCGGCGGGCTTCCTCGGCGAATGGCGCGGCATGCTGGTGCGGACCACCGACCGCGGCCAGACCTGGGAAACCCTGCGCGAGTGGTACCCCGACGGCGCGTTCGGCATGGCC carries:
- a CDS encoding AraC family transcriptional regulator; translation: MRDIPIDEVDHLDRAVVAIRTDYPPGHRILPHRHRRAQFLYSATGSMRVETADGTWTIPTRRAVLVPPETVHQVFTTTVSTRSLYIEPKAVPWFPRRCQVVEVSALLRELLNEAVGVPELYTARGRDAAVIGLTLHEIRRSAPVRLDLPLPKHERLRAQCESFLDAPDIHDPASEWANRLHVSERTLNRLFTAETGMGFARWRQRACVLHSLSLLSDGLPIAAIAASLGYESPAAFSTMFTRLLGTSPRDYRAASAL
- a CDS encoding DUF1206 domain-containing protein, which translates into the protein MSTTKARQVRHNKAVQVLGRIGMGCYGLVYLLIGYLAVRVAVGGGGQEADGRGAITEVGSTPAGGVLLWVLAVGLVAYGLWQGLLAAVGYTWIDKQRTRTVKRVTSGVRCLVGISLGVYAAKVALGAGEQGSGDQKQQEFTAWLLGLPAGPFLVAVVAVIVFGVAVGSAVKGIRRTFEQDLDLAKLPSGTRRWVERLGRIGYVARGVVFGVVSVLVGYAALTHDPSRSGGLDAALRTLAAQPFGTVLLIVVAVGVAAFGVYCVGAARAQRG
- a CDS encoding dihydrofolate reductase family protein, which codes for MTATYTFDVFSSLDGYGAHTGDWGGYWGKQGPEFLEHRLALYSEEQRMVFGATTFRTNMEMLNAEIPDVEALDPWVSRLKHLPATVVSTTLREPLDWPDATVVSEDAVDVVARLKEESEVPLRSHGSLSMNRALMAAGLVDRVQVTVFPVITGRTGADAIFRGAADFDLELLESRTFDGRVQELVYRPTPH
- a CDS encoding sulfite exporter TauE/SafE family protein, which produces MLIEISVLLGFGCLSGVTTVLFGFGGGFITVPVVYAFALADPEHAQDAMHVAVATSTAVMVVNAGSATLAQLRTGRLRRDYLWPLVAFIGLGAVLGSFAATVADEGVLRWLFVAYLALTIADSVARKGFVSRREDDGPRALGGVTTIAGGTGIGAVASFLGVGGSVLTVPLMRRKGLPMADATALANPLSLPVAVIGAAVYAFAATGASSGGAHVGYVDLVAAGALLCGSLPTIAVTRRVVGRIPDRAHAIAYLALLAAALIAIVIR